Proteins co-encoded in one Polynucleobacter sp. MG-6-Vaara-E2 genomic window:
- a CDS encoding MlaD family protein, translating into MSNNSNPNYFRLGVFVLAAIGVLITVILIFGSGQLFKKSFMIETYIKQSVTGLDTGAAVRFRGVKIGQVTDIGLSGDIYEQDVPFHDRHQYVVVRMQILGETVNEDLIKEFVKNNLRAQVKSQGITGVNYIEFNFTPVADSYPPLPYGWKSKYPVIPSLPNQADQIIEGVQKLIDGLNQVNIDGTQKKFDALLGNLNTLMAGDGKDNEGLIRSVKEMNIIMERIAKVTDKEELNILMRELVGSMVALRQTITSIQGDTQLTIENLKQTSEQLNEFSRIASQSPSSLIWGEPPPKITPPMQGSQAQPGAAK; encoded by the coding sequence ATGAGTAATAACTCCAACCCTAACTATTTCCGCCTTGGCGTTTTTGTGCTAGCCGCTATCGGTGTGCTCATAACGGTGATATTGATTTTTGGTTCTGGCCAATTATTTAAAAAATCCTTCATGATCGAGACCTATATCAAGCAGTCGGTTACCGGCCTAGATACTGGCGCTGCTGTCAGATTCAGAGGCGTGAAGATCGGTCAAGTAACTGATATTGGATTATCTGGCGATATTTATGAGCAGGATGTGCCGTTTCATGATCGCCATCAGTACGTAGTGGTTCGCATGCAGATTCTTGGTGAAACCGTTAACGAAGACCTGATTAAAGAGTTTGTGAAGAATAATTTGCGTGCTCAGGTTAAGTCGCAGGGTATTACTGGGGTGAACTATATAGAGTTCAACTTCACGCCAGTTGCAGACTCTTACCCACCATTGCCATATGGGTGGAAATCAAAATATCCTGTCATTCCTTCTTTACCAAATCAAGCAGATCAAATTATTGAAGGCGTTCAAAAGTTGATTGATGGATTAAATCAAGTCAACATTGACGGCACTCAGAAAAAGTTTGATGCACTGTTGGGTAATCTCAACACGCTCATGGCTGGCGATGGAAAAGACAATGAGGGACTAATTCGATCTGTGAAAGAGATGAACATCATCATGGAGCGGATTGCAAAAGTCACTGATAAGGAAGAGCTCAATATCCTAATGCGGGAATTGGTTGGCTCTATGGTTGCCTTGCGTCAAACCATTACCAGTATTCAGGGTGATACGCAGCTTACCATTGAGAATCTTAAGCAGACTAGCGAACAGCTGAATGAATTTAGTCGCATTGCTAGTCAATCGCCATCCAGTTTAATTTGGGGCGAGCCACCCCCAAAAATTACACCTCCAATGCAAGGCTCTCAAGCGCAACCAGGAGCCGCTAAATGA
- a CDS encoding ABC transporter ATP-binding protein, protein MSTPVTAPISPYAIEVKNLTVGYGSNILMKDLNFTVNNGEIFVILGGSGCGKSSLLKNIFGLYQPLSGDVLIEGQNITVAQGAERQKIMTSFGVMYQQGALFGSMNLLDNITLFMQEYTQLTQDQMNLLARCKLDLVGLLPYETYMPSDISGGMQKRAAIARAMALDPKILFLDEPSAGLDPITSADLDQTILDLSKNLGITFVIVSHELASIYTIADKVIMLDKAAKGIIAEGDPRVLRDTSTDPRVRQFFNRITTKDAV, encoded by the coding sequence ATGAGTACGCCGGTAACCGCTCCTATCTCTCCATACGCTATTGAGGTCAAAAATTTGACCGTAGGCTATGGCTCTAATATTTTGATGAAGGATCTCAATTTCACTGTCAATAACGGTGAGATCTTTGTTATCTTGGGCGGCTCGGGTTGCGGTAAATCAAGTCTTCTCAAAAACATTTTTGGCTTGTACCAACCTCTATCTGGAGATGTCTTGATCGAGGGTCAAAATATTACTGTGGCTCAGGGAGCTGAGCGCCAAAAAATTATGACAAGCTTTGGCGTTATGTATCAGCAGGGAGCGCTATTTGGTTCCATGAATTTGCTGGACAACATTACTCTGTTCATGCAGGAATACACCCAGTTAACGCAAGACCAAATGAACTTGTTAGCACGTTGTAAGCTTGATCTAGTGGGTTTATTGCCTTACGAGACCTATATGCCGAGTGATATCAGTGGTGGCATGCAAAAGCGTGCAGCAATTGCTAGAGCAATGGCACTAGATCCAAAGATCTTGTTCTTGGATGAGCCTTCGGCTGGCCTAGATCCAATTACTTCAGCAGATTTAGATCAAACCATTCTTGATCTATCCAAAAACTTAGGCATTACTTTTGTGATTGTTTCGCACGAGTTAGCCAGCATCTACACCATTGCAGATAAGGTGATCATGTTAGATAAAGCCGCCAAAGGAATCATTGCAGAAGGTGATCCTAGAGTTTTAAGAGATACCAGCACCGATCCCAGGGTGCGCCAATTCTTTAATCGCATTACGACTAAGGACGCAGTATGA
- a CDS encoding ABC transporter permease, whose product MSVSETNSAVSPKTSTPVAVWSQIDASHAKITLSGVVNVYTLGGVWTQIKDSQNAWLANIPASILPNASLVFDASQVTSLDGAGIAFLIGVQESQQKAGAKFELQGLESRYQPLLHEFDPISNLFPVPVVKPKRSFVVSTGMAMQNLLDDARGLISFTGHLAADLFWSIRHIRQVRWGDFVNAAVEAGIAALPIIGLVSFLIGVILSFQAAIGMKQFGATTFVGPLAALGIVREMGPLITAILLAGRSSAAFAAEIGTMTVNNEVDALVTGGLSPIRFLVVPRVLAGILVAPILTLFADIVSIVASMITMLLYGIPFINFYNGMISAVGVEDVISGLVKATMFGVVVSAMGCLRGMQTGTGAAAVGISATRAVVSSIVMIVLVDGIFAVISYKTGF is encoded by the coding sequence ATGAGCGTTTCTGAGACAAATTCTGCGGTTTCCCCTAAAACTAGTACCCCAGTTGCTGTTTGGTCGCAAATTGATGCCTCCCACGCCAAGATCACGCTTAGTGGTGTGGTTAACGTCTATACCTTAGGTGGAGTGTGGACGCAGATTAAGGATTCCCAAAATGCTTGGCTTGCAAACATACCCGCCAGCATTCTTCCAAATGCTTCGCTGGTTTTTGATGCATCGCAGGTCACCTCATTAGATGGTGCAGGCATAGCCTTCTTAATCGGAGTTCAAGAGTCACAGCAAAAGGCTGGAGCTAAATTTGAATTGCAGGGCCTTGAGAGTCGCTATCAACCTTTGCTGCACGAATTTGATCCGATCTCGAATTTATTTCCAGTACCAGTTGTTAAGCCTAAAAGAAGTTTTGTGGTTAGTACTGGTATGGCTATGCAGAACCTGCTGGATGATGCGCGTGGACTCATTTCTTTTACGGGCCATCTAGCCGCAGATTTATTTTGGTCAATTCGTCATATTAGACAAGTGCGCTGGGGTGACTTTGTAAATGCAGCTGTAGAAGCGGGTATTGCAGCCTTGCCCATCATTGGCCTAGTTTCATTTTTGATTGGCGTGATTCTCTCATTTCAGGCCGCCATTGGCATGAAGCAATTTGGGGCCACAACCTTTGTTGGCCCCTTGGCAGCTTTGGGAATCGTGCGTGAGATGGGTCCTTTAATTACAGCCATCTTGCTCGCTGGTAGATCATCCGCAGCTTTTGCTGCTGAAATTGGCACGATGACTGTGAACAATGAGGTTGATGCATTGGTAACTGGCGGTTTGAGTCCAATTCGTTTCTTGGTGGTGCCAAGAGTCCTCGCTGGTATTTTGGTGGCGCCCATCCTGACACTATTTGCTGACATCGTGAGTATCGTCGCCTCCATGATCACCATGCTGCTTTACGGTATTCCTTTTATCAATTTTTATAACGGCATGATTAGCGCTGTCGGTGTTGAGGATGTGATCTCAGGTTTGGTTAAGGCAACGATGTTTGGGGTTGTTGTCTCTGCAATGGGTTGCTTGCGAGGTATGCAAACAGGTACTGGAGCTGCAGCTGTCGGTATCTCAGCTACGCGAGCAGTCGTGAGTAGCATTGTCATGATCGTTTTGGTCGATGGTATCTTCGCTGTCATTTCTTATAAAACAGGTTTCTGA